From a single Pseudorasbora parva isolate DD20220531a chromosome 15, ASM2467924v1, whole genome shotgun sequence genomic region:
- the si:dkey-1h6.8 gene encoding uncharacterized protein si:dkey-1h6.8 produces the protein MSTQETELPDCQEKVGLKRKLTGPPRLLLGKSKSRDKLEGKSQRRQRQAKCCDGTVENNDQENNDGKDNESSLISHHSPQKTSEERETQPDAPGDTSGILVSLEESESKDENMGNKMKMTRSTSKASIKRTFSSLLRCGKMKESDRTENRNKAEHNMCNSVSENKLSNANNKEVQNGKSKRRVFFTVWPISKRSAISKDVSLGSGCKEQGGDIVFQEITAPKKLTFKKIYRIFPRRKKAPHIDQFECASNATQKDVADQQNQSLVAVMDIPSIKKEENQKEEQGAENIPETFTFSADVSININTESDHMDKDHQEICPDQDVSMNKEDKVLQTSGHLDSEVPLSCCSGCSLESVFPATSSGDLLVLNKESMENGAKCRPVITIEHAYLSEEENMDEAPQFDGLTMNGSWQHLKINSLTNNTLLHPSELNVDHGRCNETLLIQTAVSMVRAAIRGAVEQLTIEQQQSLDHA, from the coding sequence ATGTCCACACAAGAGACAGAATTACCAGACTGTCAGGAGAAGGTGGGCCTGAAGAGAAAACTGACGGGTCCACCAAGACTTTTGCTGGGGAAGTCCAAATCAAGGGATAAATTGGAGGGTAAATCACAGAGAAGGCAAAGACAAGCTAAATGTTGCGATGGCACAGTGGAAAATAATGATCAAGAAAACAATGATGGCAAAGACAATGAATCCTCACTTATTAGCCACCACAGCCCTCAAAAAACCTCAGAGGAGAGGGAAACCCAACCAGATGCTCCAGGAGATACCTCAGGAATTCTTGTATCACTGGAGGAGAGTGAAAGCAAAGATGAAAATATgggaaataaaatgaaaatgaccagAAGCACTTCAAAAGCATCCATTAAGAGGACATTTTCCTCACTCCTCCGATGTGGCAAGATGAAGGAATCAgacagaacagaaaacagaaacaaagctgaACACAACATGTGCAACTCCGTGTCTGAGAATAAATTGAGTAATGCAAACAATAAGGAAGTTCAAAATGGAAAAAGCAAACGGAGAGTTTTCTTCACAGTGTGGCCCATTTCTAAGAGATCTGCCATATCCAAAGATGTCAGTCTAGGAAGCGGATGTAAAGAGCAAGGCGGCGACATAGTTTTTCAGGAGATAACGGCACCAaaaaaattgacatttaaaaagaTCTACCGCATCTTTCCAAGAAGGAAGAAAGCACCTCATATTGATCAGTTTGAGTGTGCTTCCAATGCAACACAAAAAGACGTGGCTGATCAACAGAATCAATCACTTGTGGCTGTTATGGACATTCCCAGTATCAAGAAAGAAGAGAACCAAAAGGAAGAACAAGGAGCGGAAAACATTCCAGAAACATTTACATTCAGTGCAGACGTGAGCATTAACATAAATACGGAGTCTGACCACATGGATAAAGATCATCAAGAAATCTGTCCTGACCAAGATGTGAGTATGAATAAAGAAGACAAGGTGTTACAAACTAGTGGTCATTTGGATTCTGAAGTTCCTCTTTCATGTTGCAGTGGCTGTAGTTTAGAGTCTGTGTTTCCGGCTACATCATCAGGTGATCTGCTAGTCTTAAATAAGGAGTCTATGGAGAATGGTGCAAAATGCAGGCCAGTGATTACTATAGAGCATGCATACTTATCAGAGGAAGAGAACATGGATGAGGCACCACAGTTTGATGGTCTTACAATGAATGGGTCCtggcaacatttaaaaataaacagcCTAACAAACAACACACTACTACATCCTTCTGAGCTAAATGTGGACCATGGCCGATGTAATGAGACTTTACTGATTCAGACGGCAGTTTCAATGGTGAGAGCAGCCATCCGTGGTGCTGTGGAACAGCTCACAATCGAGCAGCAGCAAAGTTTGGACCATGCATAA
- the zbtb25 gene encoding zinc finger and BTB domain-containing protein 25, whose protein sequence is MDVSGHSLFLLQQLNVQREFGFLCDCTVAIGNVYFKAHRAVLAAFSNYFKMIFIHQSSECIKIQPTDIQPDVFSYLLHIMYTGMGPKQPVDQGRLQEGIKFLHAYQLCRKTGEGGPDASSDPIRMSNLYGIQISSQLASKENSGLKAGGSRDPEDSCSSTRADREHGRLALAVGLEGIGSERQPQSFRAASSVASGDDSDISARIKQERVEEEEQEGDKEPCSLSPAQVSPCQAGLFKDGPLALLCPRCGERCLSPEGLQEHLFTHAACALEPSGLMEGPSEDKTGEHTSLEERRLHKERIDSGSLEEALRQSQALADELAVELRRGSGTGRSGSPLAAFTRKRKMACAVCNLRFSQKSQLQEHMFAHVGKPLRYHRYSRFCGQLLHGCEGQPDITAATGEEAAKDTQDNGSSCYSLDSEVSQESVDAVTVE, encoded by the exons ATGGACGTGTCTGGTCATAGTCTGTTCCTCCTGCAGCAGCTGAACGTCCAAAGGGAGTTTGGCTTTCTCTGTGACTGCACTGTGGCCATTGGCAATGTATACTTCAAGGCTCATCGTGCAGTCCTCGCTGCCTTCTCAAACTACTTCAAAATGATCTTTATCCACCAGTCCAG TGAATGCATCAAGATCCAGCCCACAGATATTCAACCAGATGTCTTCAGCTACCTGTTACACATCATGTACACAGGCATGGGTCCCAAACAACCTGTAGACCAGGGCAGACTTCAGGAAGGCATCAAGTTCCTTCATGCCTACCAGCTTTGCCGTAAAACAGGCGAGGGTGGCCCAGATGCTTCCTCTGACCCCATCCGTATGTCCAATCTGTATGGCATTCAAATCTCTTCGCAGCTGGCCAGTAAAGAGAACTCGGGCCTGAAGGCTGGTGGTTCACGGGACCCTGAGGACAGCTGCTCCAGCACTAGGGCTGATCGCGAACATGGCCGTTTAGCTCTCGCTGTAGGGCTGGAGGGCATTGGGTCTGAGCGACAGCCTCAAAGCTTCCGTGCCGCATCTTCTGTGGCCTCAGGGGATGACTCTGACATTTCGGCACGGATCAAACAGGAACGGGTAGAGGAGGAAGAACAGGAAGGTGACAAAGAGCCCTGCTCTCTCTCCCCAGCCCAGGTGAGCCCATGTCAAGCCGGTTTATTCAAAGATGGCCCTCTAGCACTTTTGTGCCCCCGGTGTGGTGAACGCTGTCTGTCACCCGAAGGCCTACAAGAGCATCTTTTTACCCATGCAGCCTGTGCCCTGGAGCCTAGCGGTCTGATGGAAGGCCCTTCAGAGGACAAAACCGGGGAGCACACATCCCTGGAGGAGAGGCGGCTTCATAAGGAGCGCATAGACTCTGGTAGTCTGGAGGAGGCCCTACGGCAGAGCCAGGCCCTGGCAGATGAGCTGGCTGTGGAACTCAGGCGAGGCAGCGGGACCGGGCGGAGCGGCAGCCCATTGGCAGCCTTCACACGAAAGCGAAAGATGGCATGTGCCGTCTGCAATCTTCGTTTCTCGCAGAAAAGCCAGCTGCAAGAGCACATGTTCGCCCACGTGGGCAAGCCACTGCGATACCATCGCTACAGCCGCTTCTGCGGGCAGCTGCTCCACGGCTGCGAGGGTCAGCCAGATATTACCGCAGCCACAGGAGAGGAGGCAGCCAAGGACACTCAGGATAATGGCAGCTCCTGCTACTCACTGGACTCTGAGGTGTCTCAGGAGAGCGTGGACGCAGTGACTGTGGAATGA